The genomic DNA GGAAGAGTTGCTTTATTTGAGCTTTTGCCATTGTCTTTTCAAGAGTTAAACAAGGTACCGCAAGACCCCATTCCTTGTTTTGAGCAAATTATTAAAGGGTTTTATCCTACTCCTAATACGCAAGAGATGGACTTACAGCTCTTTTACGGCAGTTATTTATCTACTTATGTAGAAAGAGATGTTCGTCAAATAAAAAATATTCATGATATTGCTACCTTCCAACGGTTTTTAGAATTATTAGCTGCCAGAGTGGGCAATTTACTCAATATGCAAGACTTAGCCAATGACTGTGGGGTAGCCAATGCTACGGTTAAAAATTGGATTTCTATTTTAGAATCCAGCCGTATTATTTATTTGCTTCGCCCTTATTTTAATAATGCAAGCAAGAGACTAGTCAAAACCCCCAAGGTGTATTTTACGGATACGGGGCTGTTGGCATATTTGCTTCGTTATAAAGATGCAGATACCTTGCTTAAAGGACCTATGGCAGGGGCTATATTTGAAAATATGATTATTATGGAAGCGGTAAAAGAGAATATCTATAATCGCACCGGACATAATTTGTATTTTTACAGAGATTCAAATCAAGTGGAAGCGGATTTGGTTATAGATAAAGGCCAAAGCATAGACTTATATGAAATCAAAGCCACTCAGACTATTCATAGTGACTTTGCCAGAAAATTAAAGAATGTTGATTTGCCTGCCACCAATAGGGCTATCTTATCTTTAAATTCTACAGAGATGCCATTACATCCGCAGGTTATGGCTAAACCATGGTGGAGTATTCTCAAATAAACTGATTTATCAGATGTTTAGCATGTAAAAAGTCTTTATTTTTATCAAGTTTTTACAGGTGCTATTGGTTTTTTATATTTTTACACATCTTTAATAACCGAATGAAAAAGTGGGGAGCATACAATAAATAACCTAAAATGCTTAATTTAACTAATCTAAATTAAACCCTAAATTTTTTAAACGGTCCAGAAAAAAATTTACAAAAAATTTACATAAAGGTTCAAAAAACAGCAAAAAACTGCAAAAAAACAGAGGATTTGTAAATTTTTTCTTAAAAAAGAAAATCTCCGATTCTTCGTCGGAGATTTGTATAAAAAATGATAAATTTGTGACTTCTGAGGGGGCTATGTCAAGGGAACGCGCTACCCCTGCGCCAACTGGGCTAAAATCGGTTTTGACTACCTATTTATTATAGCAAAAGTATGAGATAAAAAGAAAGATTCAATAAAAAAACAGCAAAAAGATGGGGGATTTTTTAAAAAAGAAAATATCCGATTGTTTTCCCGAAAGCTCTCTGCGTTTTTAAATTTTTTTTTTCGTTTCTTGCCGACGAATAAAAATCACACCTTTGATTTAATCCTTTGCAAAAGTCCTTTTTCTACATAAACTTTCTGTTTTAAAGGACAATCCCTGTACCGCGCTTTTACACTCTAAAAGAAATTTTCTCCTTCGCCTTCAATCCGAATGGTTATTCTGTGAATTTCGTTTACCACTCCATATAAAGAAACAGCGGTGTCAAGACATTCTATCCAATATTTATGCCCTCTGACAATTTCCCTTATATGATAAGCCATACTGCCATCTAACGTCTTTATTTCCGCCCAAGAATGGTACAGAGCTTCCATTTGATAGCGCAGATTTTGCAAAACAATTTCTTCCGGTTTTTCTTGAGCGGCAAGCTCTACTAGTTTGGAATGTTGTTCGGTAAAAGAAATCAGCAGTTTATAAGAAGCCATTCTTTTTTCTCTTACCACTTCGGGTTGAGTAGAATCTTCTGCAAATTTTTTGTAGTAATCTAAGAGACTTTTTAAGTGTTCTTGAGCAGCAGCGGCGCCTTTTTCGGCCCGAATTTGATTTACTGCTTTTTGATTTGCTTTTTTAAATGATGTTTCCCATTTGTCCTTCGGCAACAAATTATGCGTTACTTCGTAGTTCATCAAGCCAGATGTAAGTTGGGCTGATGCACTCGTGGAAACAAAAAATAAAACTCCAAAAACTAACCAAATTTTTTTCATAAACTTTATCCTTTACACCAACCGGGTTTGAATGGGTTAAACTACCCTTTCACTATACCAAATAACCCCACTAATATCAATTTCCTTATCGGATAAATACTAAACATCTGAAAAGAAGTAAGTAAAATCTTTTTCGGGTTAACCACGCTTTTTTGCATAATGTAAAATATTTCTTGACATATACCCCCTGGGGGTATATAATATAGACAGATACCCGCAAGGGTATAAGGAGGTAAATATGGCTAAATGTTCAAATCCGAAATGCACTTGTGATCCTTGCACTTGTGGCGATAACTGCCAATGCGACGGAACCACTTGCAAATGTCCGAAACCGGCAGACAAAAAATAATATGAGAATATATTTCCCCGGATAATATCTCCGGGGAAATAGAAGAAATGAGAGAAAATTATGGAAAACAAACACCTTTGCCATAAGGCCGAACTTCCCCGCTTAAACAGAGTGATCGGACAGCTGGAAGGTATTAAAAAAATGATAGATGAGCAGCGGTATTGTCCCGAAATCCTGATTCAATTAAAAGCGGTACGCTCGGCAATTATATCCGTAGAAAAAAATATTTTATCTACCCACTTGGAAAAATGTGTGGCGGATTCTTTTGACAATAAAAATGCTGCCCAAGAAAAAATTGCCGAGATTAAAGAACTTTTTAACAAGTTGCAACATTAAATAGCGTTGAAAAAATGGGCCAATAGAACGCGTTTTGAAACCGAAAAAAAGCACTAATT from Elusimicrobiaceae bacterium includes the following:
- a CDS encoding ATP-binding protein, producing the protein MQYIHRTLEKSLLSAVQQFPAVVLTGPRQTGKSTLLKQLFPTYHYVTFDDLSVRNIAKKDPALFVSTLQTPVIIDEIQYIPELLSYIKMHIDKERVNGRFLLTGSQMFNVMQGMSETLAGRVALFELLPLSFQELNKVPQDPIPCFEQIIKGFYPTPNTQEMDLQLFYGSYLSTYVERDVRQIKNIHDIATFQRFLELLAARVGNLLNMQDLANDCGVANATVKNWISILESSRIIYLLRPYFNNASKRLVKTPKVYFTDTGLLAYLLRYKDADTLLKGPMAGAIFENMIIMEAVKENIYNRTGHNLYFYRDSNQVEADLVIDKGQSIDLYEIKATQTIHSDFARKLKNVDLPATNRAILSLNSTEMPLHPQVMAKPWWSILK
- a CDS encoding metal-sensitive transcriptional regulator, translated to MENKHLCHKAELPRLNRVIGQLEGIKKMIDEQRYCPEILIQLKAVRSAIISVEKNILSTHLEKCVADSFDNKNAAQEKIAEIKELFNKLQH